Part of the Candidatus Paceibacterota bacterium genome is shown below.
TGCTCAGCGATTCCTTGTCTTCGTTATTCAACTTCGAGAACAAGTTTTTCAAAATGACCAGTTTCGCGTCTTTTAGCGAGGAGAATGCCTTGAACGTCTTTGGGGCAACAACAACACGCACGATGCGGCGATCGTTCTCATCGACTTCCCTCTTTAAGAATCCATTGTCGCAAAGCGGTTCCACAATACTCGTCACTGACGGTGGTGTGATATTGAGCGCAGCGGCAATATCCTTCATCGTGGGGTTTTCATTTTCCGAAACGAATTGAAGCACTTGGAGTTGCGATGGCGTGAAGTGCAGTCGCTCTGCTTCCTTATGAAGCTCACTGATGAGCTTACGGTGAAAGCCGAGGATGGTGTTTTCGAGATCTTTTTCCGTTATCATGAATTATTAGTTTAACTAACTATTAGACAAACTTAACATTGAATACTTTGCGTGTCAACGATGCTTATACACAAAAACGGGCCTGCATGACGCAGGCCCGGTAATATTCAATTCTTCTCTGATGCGCTCGCCATCGCCTCACCAATTACCCTTGAAAGGCTTTTTATGGTATAGGGTTTTGGCAGTGACGCCTTGAAACCTGTAGGGATGCGATCAGAGTACCCACTGGAAATGATTGCAATAAGCTCGGGATTAATCTCGAGCAAACGCTTGAGCGTCTCCTCTCCCCCCATACCTCCAGGAATCGTCAGATCGAGAATAACGAGATCGAAGGGTTCACCACTGAATGCGGTGGACTGATAGATCTCAATCGCCTCAACCCCATGACTTGCAACGGTGACCTTGTGCCCCAACATTGCGAGCGCCTCGGTAAGCACCTCCTGCATTGCCCGATCATCATCCATCGCAAGGATCTTGCATGGACGCGACACAATAGACTTTTCTACTCGTTCAGGGACAGGCTGGGCATCAGGACCAAGGGCAGGCAAATAAATACAGAACGTTGTCCCCTTCCCCTCCTTTGAGTTCACGATGATTTTTCCATGGTGTTTTTCAATGATGCGATACACCACAGAGAGACCTAAGCCAGAACCTGCTCTTTCACCTTTTGTAGTGAAGTACGGCTCGAAAATCCTCTCGATGTACTTATCAGGAATCCCAATTCCTTTGTCGATGACCGAGATATGAATATAGTCACCTCGAACTTGAACCGCTTCCGGGTCAACAGCATTCTTCGCCAGGATGCGTATCTTTCCACCATCAGGCATAGCCTGGTTCGCATTCAGGACTAGATTTTGGATTACTTGACCAATCTGCGACGCATCGATATCAGCAAGCCAAAGATCATCCGAAAGCTCGAGCTCACAGACAGATTTCGATCCTTTGCCGATAATAAACTCGGCCGATTCGCGAATCACCTGTGCAACCGATGTTGTCTTTGTGCAAGGAATACCTCCACGTGCAAACGCGAGTAGCTGCTGCGTCAAACCTGTCGCGCGCTCAGTCGCTTTCACAATTGCATCAAGCGACCCTCGCTGTTGGTCGTCCCGAGAAGTCATGCTTGCCATTGAGGCTTGCGCCATGATTGCGGTCAAGATGTTGTTGAAATCATGCGCAATACCACCAGCAAGAATTCCAAGCGATTCAAGCTTTTGCAACTTTGAGCGCTCCTCACCCGCCATGCGATACTTCGTGATATCAGCAACATGTCCGTGCCAAAGGATTCCACCATCCTCCTCCAATTCTGGAGTTGAATGACTGAGAAGCCATTTAATCGGCTGACCGGGGAGCTTAATACGAAATTCCTTCTGCCGCAAACTAAGGTTCGCAGCAGAGAGTTCAAATGACTCAATGAGGCTTTGGTAGTCCTCGGGAAGAACCACATTCCCGATAGGGTCATAGCATTCGAACACCTGTTCGGGGCGGCATCCAAAAATCTCATAGATTCCTTCTGTGGTAAATGGGACTGAATAGGTCCCATCAGGTCTGCGCCTGAAT
Proteins encoded:
- a CDS encoding ATP-binding protein; the encoded protein is MLASMLFALVVMTVFEWMQHTIRPGITIIESRLYTILFVVAIVGLVAYYIKQRENSFIAERNRAQRVLRENEVRFHKLISHIPGVVFQFRRRPDGTYSVPFTTEGIYEIFGCRPEQVFECYDPIGNVVLPEDYQSLIESFELSAANLSLRQKEFRIKLPGQPIKWLLSHSTPELEEDGGILWHGHVADITKYRMAGEERSKLQKLESLGILAGGIAHDFNNILTAIMAQASMASMTSRDDQQRGSLDAIVKATERATGLTQQLLAFARGGIPCTKTTSVAQVIRESAEFIIGKGSKSVCELELSDDLWLADIDASQIGQVIQNLVLNANQAMPDGGKIRILAKNAVDPEAVQVRGDYIHISVIDKGIGIPDKYIERIFEPYFTTKGERAGSGLGLSVVYRIIEKHHGKIIVNSKEGKGTTFCIYLPALGPDAQPVPERVEKSIVSRPCKILAMDDDRAMQEVLTEALAMLGHKVTVASHGVEAIEIYQSTAFSGEPFDLVILDLTIPGGMGGEETLKRLLEINPELIAIISSGYSDRIPTGFKASLPKPYTIKSLSRVIGEAMASASEKN
- a CDS encoding MarR family winged helix-turn-helix transcriptional regulator, which codes for MITEKDLENTILGFHRKLISELHKEAERLHFTPSQLQVLQFVSENENPTMKDIAAALNITPPSVTSIVEPLCDNGFLKREVDENDRRIVRVVVAPKTFKAFSSLKDAKLVILKNLFSKLNNEDKESLSKILNKIINE